The Brachybacterium huguangmaarense genome contains a region encoding:
- a CDS encoding acyl-CoA dehydrogenase family protein, translated as MTAPAARAVPSLPSGSGVTPTPTGPIPVPPPGAPRVDVEALSTTLLGRWADVRRAARARAARPELHRLDDLTVAQHRERVLEQMHLLAREGVSRIMLPESLGGPNDNGGNVAGFEELVVADPSLQIKAGVQWGLYTSAILQLGTAEHHARWIEDAMTLATPGAFAMTETGHGSDVQSLATTATYDPETQEWVVHTPFRAAWKDYLGNAALHARAATVFARLITNGVDHGVHCFYVPVRDEHGAMMPGVRSEDDGPKGGLNGIDNGRLAFDHVRIPRTNLLNRYGDVAPDGTYTSPIDSPGRRFFTMLGTLVQGRVSLDGAANRASQLALHIAITYASQRRQFTGASPTEETVLLDYQSHLARLLPRLAETYAGAFAHEQLLIAFDDVFSGRGDSPEAREDLETLAAALKPTSTRLALDTVQECREACGGQGFLAENRLVGLHQDLDVYATFEGDNTVLLQLVGKRLLSDYTDELRSIDRAGVGRFIAQRAEALSRRHTPWNRLVQTASDAGSMRRSSESLRLPEFQEAMLTERARLKVEEVALALRSAAGKEPAEAAAIVNKHQVELLDAARAHADLVRWEAFTAGIAGIDDEGTRLVLTDLRDLLGLTLIERDLAWFLLDGMISAQRGRTVSKDIRRLLWRLRPHALDLVDAFGLEPGHVRAPIALGAERERQDEAAAYVRARRASADAPLSEKAQKAALAEAERASARQGRGRRRP; from the coding sequence ATGACCGCCCCCGCCGCCCGCGCCGTGCCCTCCCTGCCCTCGGGCTCCGGCGTCACGCCCACGCCGACCGGCCCGATCCCGGTCCCTCCGCCCGGCGCGCCGCGCGTCGACGTCGAGGCCCTGTCGACGACCCTGCTGGGCCGCTGGGCCGACGTGCGCCGGGCGGCCCGCGCCCGGGCCGCCCGGCCCGAGCTGCATCGCCTCGACGACCTCACCGTGGCCCAGCACCGCGAGCGCGTGCTCGAGCAGATGCACCTCCTCGCCCGCGAGGGCGTCTCCCGGATCATGCTCCCCGAGTCGCTCGGAGGCCCCAACGACAACGGCGGCAACGTCGCCGGCTTCGAGGAGCTCGTCGTCGCCGACCCGTCGCTGCAGATCAAGGCCGGCGTGCAGTGGGGCCTGTACACCTCGGCGATCCTCCAGCTGGGCACGGCCGAGCACCACGCACGGTGGATCGAGGACGCGATGACGCTCGCGACCCCCGGCGCCTTCGCGATGACGGAGACGGGCCACGGCTCCGACGTGCAGTCCCTCGCGACCACGGCGACCTACGACCCCGAGACCCAGGAGTGGGTCGTGCACACGCCGTTCCGCGCCGCCTGGAAGGACTATCTCGGCAACGCGGCCCTGCACGCCCGGGCGGCGACCGTCTTCGCGCGACTCATCACGAACGGCGTCGATCACGGCGTGCACTGCTTCTACGTGCCCGTGCGCGACGAGCACGGCGCCATGATGCCCGGCGTGCGCAGCGAGGACGACGGGCCCAAGGGCGGGCTCAACGGCATCGACAACGGCCGCCTCGCCTTCGACCACGTGCGCATCCCGCGCACGAACCTGCTCAACCGCTACGGCGACGTGGCCCCCGACGGCACCTACACCTCCCCGATCGACTCTCCCGGGCGCCGCTTCTTCACCATGCTGGGCACGCTCGTGCAGGGGCGCGTCTCGCTCGACGGCGCCGCCAACCGGGCCTCGCAGCTGGCCCTGCACATCGCGATCACCTACGCGTCCCAGCGTCGCCAGTTCACGGGCGCCTCGCCCACCGAGGAGACCGTGCTGCTGGACTACCAGAGCCATCTCGCGCGCCTGCTCCCCCGCCTCGCCGAGACCTACGCGGGCGCGTTCGCGCACGAGCAGCTCCTGATCGCGTTCGACGACGTGTTCTCCGGTCGCGGGGACTCCCCCGAGGCGCGGGAGGACCTCGAGACCCTCGCCGCCGCGCTCAAGCCGACCTCCACCCGCCTCGCGCTCGACACCGTCCAGGAGTGCCGCGAGGCCTGCGGCGGCCAGGGGTTCCTCGCCGAGAACCGCCTCGTGGGACTCCATCAGGACCTCGACGTGTACGCGACCTTCGAGGGCGACAACACGGTGCTCCTGCAGCTCGTGGGCAAGCGTCTGCTGTCGGACTACACCGACGAGCTGCGCAGCATCGACCGGGCCGGCGTCGGCCGCTTCATCGCCCAGCGGGCCGAGGCCCTCTCGCGGCGGCACACCCCGTGGAACCGGCTCGTGCAGACCGCGAGCGACGCCGGGAGCATGCGCCGCTCCTCGGAGTCGCTGCGCCTACCCGAGTTCCAGGAGGCGATGCTCACCGAGCGCGCCCGTCTGAAGGTCGAGGAGGTCGCGCTGGCCCTGCGCTCGGCGGCCGGCAAGGAGCCCGCCGAGGCGGCCGCGATCGTCAACAAGCACCAGGTCGAGCTGCTGGACGCCGCACGCGCCCACGCCGATCTCGTGCGGTGGGAGGCGTTCACCGCGGGGATCGCGGGGATCGACGACGAGGGCACGCGCCTCGTGCTCACGGACCTGCGCGATCTGCTCGGGCTGACCCTGATCGAGCGGGACCTGGCGTGGTTCCTGCTGGACGGCATGATCTCGGCGCAGCGAGGACGCACGGTGTCCAAGGACATCCGCCGCCTGCTGTGGCGTCTGCGCCCGCACGCCCTCGACCTCGTCGACGCCTTCGGCCTCGAGCCCGGCCACGTGCGTGCCCCGATCGCGCTCGGCGCCGAGCGGGAGCGCCAGGACGAGGCGGCCGCGTACGTGCGCGCCCGCCGGGCGAGCGCCGACGCGCCGCTGAGCGAGAAGGCGCAGAAGGCGGCGCTCGCCGAGGCCGAGCGCGCCTCCGCGCGGCAGGGACGGGGCCGCCGGCGTCCGTGA
- the purL gene encoding phosphoribosylformylglycinamidine synthase subunit PurL has translation MNQPGPTPHSDPHDPLDPVDAASDLDTVEHAAATPEQPQPSADLGLTDDEYARIREILGRRPTNAELAMYSVMWSEHCSYKSSKTHLRIFGEKTTEAMREHLLVGIGENAGVVDIGDGWAVTFKVESHNHPSYVEPHQGAATGVGGIVRDIIAMGARPVAVMDQLRFGAIDAPDTARVVHGVVSGVGGYGNSLGLPNIGGETVFDAAYQTNPLVNALAIGVLRHEDIHLASATGTGNKVVLFGARTGGDGIGGASILASETFEEGGPAKRPSVQVGDPFMEKVLIECCLELFAADVVEGIQDLGAAGISCATSELASNGGSGMHVDLENVLLRDPTLNAGEILMSESQERMMAVVRPERLEEFLAITRRWDVETAVIGEVTGDGRLTIDHFGRRIVDVDPVTVAHGGPSYERPYARPAWQDALQADRAEALPRPVGAEEIAAQIRTLIASPNLASAQWITDQYDRYVGGNTALAMPDDAGVLRIDEATGRGVALATDANGRYTKLDPRTGARLALAEAYRNVATTGAVPLAVTDCLNFGSPEDPGPMWQLVEAIDGLADGCRELGVPVTGGNVSLYNSTGEPGRIDSAIHPTPVVGVLGVFDDVARRTPSGWQGEGLAIFCLGTTREELSGSAWADVVHGHLGGLPPRDDLEAERVLGEILVAASRDGMADAAHDLSEGGLVQALVESCVRFGVGARIVLDDLCDRDGLDPFTALFSESSARAIVAVPRSEEVRFTDMCTARAFPALRIGVTTGRSLDIQGVGSFDVEELRALRAATLPSYFG, from the coding sequence ATGAACCAGCCTGGACCGACCCCGCACTCCGACCCGCACGACCCGCTGGACCCGGTGGACGCCGCGAGCGACCTCGACACGGTCGAGCATGCCGCGGCGACGCCCGAGCAGCCCCAGCCCTCCGCGGACCTCGGCCTCACGGACGACGAGTACGCCCGGATCCGGGAGATCCTGGGCCGCCGCCCGACCAACGCCGAGCTCGCGATGTACTCGGTCATGTGGTCCGAGCACTGCTCGTACAAGTCCTCCAAGACGCACCTGCGCATCTTCGGGGAGAAGACGACGGAGGCGATGCGCGAGCACCTGCTCGTGGGGATCGGCGAGAACGCGGGCGTGGTCGACATCGGCGACGGCTGGGCGGTGACCTTCAAGGTCGAGTCCCACAACCATCCCAGCTACGTCGAGCCCCATCAGGGTGCCGCGACCGGCGTCGGCGGCATCGTGCGCGACATCATCGCGATGGGCGCCCGCCCCGTCGCCGTCATGGATCAGCTGCGCTTCGGCGCGATCGACGCCCCCGACACGGCGCGCGTGGTCCACGGCGTCGTCTCCGGGGTGGGCGGCTACGGCAACTCGCTCGGCCTGCCCAACATCGGCGGCGAGACCGTGTTCGACGCCGCGTACCAGACCAACCCGCTCGTCAACGCGCTCGCGATCGGCGTGCTGCGCCACGAGGACATCCACCTCGCCTCGGCGACCGGGACCGGCAACAAGGTGGTCCTGTTCGGGGCCCGCACGGGCGGCGACGGGATCGGCGGCGCCTCGATCCTCGCCTCGGAGACCTTCGAGGAGGGCGGACCGGCCAAGCGGCCGAGCGTGCAGGTGGGCGACCCCTTCATGGAGAAGGTGCTCATCGAGTGCTGCCTCGAGCTGTTCGCGGCCGACGTCGTCGAGGGCATCCAGGACCTCGGCGCGGCCGGCATCTCGTGCGCGACGAGCGAGCTCGCCTCCAACGGCGGCTCGGGCATGCACGTGGACCTCGAGAACGTGCTGCTGCGCGACCCGACGCTGAACGCCGGCGAGATCCTCATGAGCGAGTCCCAGGAGCGGATGATGGCCGTCGTCCGCCCCGAGCGGCTCGAGGAGTTCCTGGCCATCACGCGCCGCTGGGACGTCGAGACCGCCGTGATCGGCGAGGTGACGGGCGACGGACGCCTCACGATCGACCACTTCGGGCGCCGCATCGTCGACGTCGACCCGGTGACCGTGGCCCACGGCGGCCCCAGCTACGAGCGCCCCTACGCCCGACCCGCCTGGCAGGACGCGCTCCAGGCCGACCGTGCCGAGGCGCTGCCCCGGCCCGTCGGGGCCGAGGAGATCGCCGCGCAGATCCGCACCCTGATCGCCTCGCCGAACCTCGCGTCCGCCCAATGGATCACCGACCAGTACGACCGCTACGTCGGCGGCAACACGGCCCTGGCCATGCCCGATGACGCGGGCGTGCTCCGCATCGACGAGGCCACCGGGCGGGGGGTCGCGCTCGCGACCGACGCCAACGGCCGCTACACCAAGCTCGACCCCCGCACCGGCGCCCGGCTCGCGCTCGCCGAGGCCTACCGCAACGTCGCGACCACGGGCGCCGTCCCGCTCGCCGTCACCGACTGCCTGAACTTCGGCTCCCCCGAGGACCCGGGCCCCATGTGGCAGCTGGTCGAGGCGATCGACGGTCTCGCCGACGGCTGCCGGGAGCTCGGGGTGCCCGTGACCGGCGGCAACGTCTCGCTGTACAACTCGACGGGCGAGCCGGGGCGCATCGACTCCGCGATCCATCCCACCCCCGTCGTGGGGGTCCTGGGCGTGTTCGACGACGTCGCCCGGCGCACCCCCTCGGGCTGGCAGGGCGAGGGCCTCGCGATCTTCTGCCTCGGCACCACGCGCGAGGAGCTCTCGGGCAGCGCCTGGGCCGATGTCGTGCACGGGCACCTCGGCGGCCTGCCCCCGCGCGACGATCTCGAGGCCGAGCGCGTGCTCGGCGAGATCCTCGTGGCCGCGAGCCGCGACGGCATGGCCGACGCCGCCCACGACCTCTCCGAGGGCGGCCTCGTCCAGGCCCTCGTCGAGTCGTGCGTGCGCTTCGGGGTCGGGGCGCGCATCGTGCTCGACGACCTGTGCGACCGCGACGGCCTGGACCCGTTCACCGCGCTCTTCTCCGAGTCCTCCGCGCGCGCGATCGTGGCCGTGCCGCGCAGCGAGGAGGTGCGCTTCACGGACATGTGCACCGCGCGCGCCTTCCCGGCCCTGCGCATCGGGGTCACGACGGGGCGGTCCCTCGACATCCAGGGCGTCGGCTCCTTCGACGTCGAGGAGCTGCGCGCCCTGCGCGCGGCGACCCTGCCCTCCTACTTCGGCTGA
- a CDS encoding S-layer homology domain-containing protein: MTRRSALTLGILGARGALAAPALAAPPTFADVPASLQFSKEIEWLAAQGVSTGWTQGGARYYRPLLPVARDAMAAFLYRLAGQQPYTPPRTSPFRDVTPSTQFYKEICWLSDAGVAGGYADGTFRPLSSVNRDAMAAFMRRVNPFLAYPADGNTVARVSTVALDAWTLTNGDPESEATTVLPGETYSITLTLGPDDSDGHAVARAIQGTTTVRLGLYATSSRGAELRAEDYFQRMRLARAFDFRGRPVPGVTATLLGSKVDITATRGFAGTLTVELEFTVPSLTLPSGSRYVEGEYELEACSNSERWVTGPADYSFTRAWDVLRFATTRSDRGVQALRAAPSDGSRRGTGRPDSAPGGATKVVR, from the coding sequence ATGACGCGGCGCAGTGCGCTGACCCTTGGCATTCTCGGCGCGCGCGGAGCCCTCGCGGCGCCCGCCCTCGCAGCGCCTCCGACCTTCGCCGACGTCCCGGCGTCCCTGCAGTTCTCGAAGGAGATCGAGTGGCTCGCCGCGCAGGGCGTGTCGACCGGCTGGACCCAGGGCGGCGCCCGCTACTACCGGCCGCTGCTGCCCGTCGCGCGTGACGCGATGGCCGCCTTCCTGTACCGGCTCGCCGGGCAGCAGCCCTACACCCCGCCCCGCACGTCGCCGTTCCGCGACGTGACCCCGTCGACGCAGTTCTACAAGGAGATCTGCTGGCTCTCCGACGCCGGGGTCGCGGGCGGATACGCCGACGGGACCTTCCGTCCGCTGTCCTCGGTCAACCGTGACGCGATGGCCGCGTTCATGCGGCGCGTGAACCCGTTCCTCGCCTACCCGGCCGACGGGAACACGGTGGCCCGGGTCTCCACCGTCGCCCTGGACGCGTGGACCCTGACCAACGGCGATCCGGAGTCGGAGGCGACCACGGTGCTGCCGGGGGAGACCTACTCGATCACCCTCACGCTCGGTCCGGACGACAGCGACGGGCATGCCGTCGCCCGGGCGATCCAGGGCACCACCACGGTCCGCTTGGGCCTGTACGCGACGTCGTCGAGAGGAGCCGAGCTCCGCGCCGAGGACTACTTCCAGCGGATGCGCCTCGCGAGGGCCTTCGACTTCCGCGGGCGCCCCGTCCCCGGCGTCACGGCGACGCTCCTGGGCAGCAAGGTCGACATCACGGCGACGCGCGGCTTCGCGGGCACGCTCACGGTCGAGCTCGAGTTCACGGTGCCGTCTCTGACCCTGCCGTCCGGCAGCCGGTACGTCGAGGGGGAGTACGAGCTCGAGGCGTGCTCGAACAGCGAGCGGTGGGTCACCGGGCCCGCCGACTACTCCTTCACGCGGGCCTGGGACGTGCTCCGCTTCGCGACGACCCGCTCCGACCGCGGTGTCCAGGCGCTGCGCGCCGCCCCGAGCGACGGGTCGCGGCGCGGCACCGGACGGCCCGACTCGGCTCCCGGCGGGGCCACCAAGGTCGTGCGCTGA
- a CDS encoding S-layer homology domain-containing protein gives MSTFADVGPDAQFAREIEWMASTGISTGYDQGGKKVYRPLDPVNRDAMAAFLYRLAGTPPYPAPLVSPFTDVPRGSQFYAEICWLADQGISTGYADATYRPLAPVSREAMAAFMYRFARSPWYAAPTSSPFTDVATSSLFYTEICWLSARGISTGWPDRTYRPGLAVARDAMAAFMYRLRSMPSGESTAAVLFDDATDANLTVGFGHPYAAIRGEDHHTIAGSTFETAISVTLFGADARGSSDHPVPIGARRLTATVAHASATSSASVRFEVVDAASGAVVASARVAPGTTAEIAADVSAVTTARLRATAADTGASTARWAAWGRPLFRR, from the coding sequence ATGAGCACCTTCGCCGACGTCGGCCCCGATGCCCAGTTCGCCCGTGAGATCGAGTGGATGGCCTCGACGGGCATCAGCACCGGCTACGACCAGGGCGGGAAGAAGGTCTACCGCCCCCTCGACCCCGTCAACCGTGACGCGATGGCGGCGTTCCTCTACCGTCTCGCAGGCACGCCGCCGTACCCGGCGCCGCTCGTCTCGCCGTTCACGGACGTGCCGCGCGGCTCCCAGTTCTACGCCGAGATCTGCTGGCTCGCGGACCAGGGCATCTCGACGGGCTACGCCGATGCGACCTACCGTCCCCTCGCCCCCGTCTCCCGTGAGGCGATGGCCGCGTTCATGTACCGCTTCGCCCGGAGCCCCTGGTACGCGGCCCCCACGAGCTCTCCCTTCACGGACGTCGCCACCTCCTCGCTCTTCTACACCGAGATCTGCTGGCTGTCCGCGCGCGGCATCTCGACGGGATGGCCCGACCGCACGTACCGTCCCGGTCTGGCCGTCGCCCGCGACGCGATGGCGGCGTTCATGTACCGCCTGCGCTCGATGCCGTCGGGGGAGAGCACCGCCGCCGTCCTGTTCGACGACGCGACCGATGCGAACCTCACGGTGGGCTTCGGTCACCCCTATGCCGCGATCCGCGGCGAGGACCACCACACGATCGCGGGCTCGACCTTCGAGACGGCGATCTCCGTGACGCTCTTCGGCGCCGATGCGCGGGGCAGCAGCGATCATCCGGTGCCGATCGGAGCGCGGCGGCTCACGGCGACGGTCGCGCACGCCTCCGCGACGTCGTCGGCCTCGGTGCGCTTCGAGGTCGTCGACGCCGCGAGCGGGGCCGTCGTTGCGAGCGCGCGCGTCGCCCCCGGCACGACCGCCGAGATCGCCGCCGACGTCTCCGCCGTCACGACCGCGCGCCTGCGTGCGACGGCCGCCGACACGGGGGCGTCGACCGCCCGCTGGGCCGCCTGGGGACGCCCGCTCTTCCGACGCTGA
- a CDS encoding glycosyltransferase yields the protein MTRARGSSRTVRVALLCDVDQTVYHVGDEAIGLAGADRLRRRGLDVVMVSRQEKYGPDGAPPARCIPALTFPWPERDRERYLDEICRVLAGESGALPPEDKLFGIIERYRDVDALVIGGGGALNSRYGWLLAERAATAMVAASQGARVVLSGQSIGPDLSVTDAEALGELLDLCSLVGLRDAGSLARARAIRPDHPALVETVDDAVGLPLSWAEPLEDRVSVTLGSDPWPFPVEDYVQVMAAALDGLADRTGAEVEFVPHMADPDTGGSDVSLHERVAAAMGTPSTLAPLERADRAAARQARSRWIVSTRFHPVVFGTLAASSVLAVPLDRYGASRLDGALRHAGMTHASVPFAALWDPATGGATAVLDAALDALVAARPAEHARLTARRDELLACSERWWDAVAAAVTGEEAPDPDPGAAALGADARFDAPLRALLAPFSPQEQAGRHDEPTVAVVMRTKDRPVMLDRAVRDVLSQTRADWQLVIVDDAGDAEAVDAVVARYAHESFGRIGVLHRAESTGMEAASNAGITATASELLCIHDDDDTWHPTFLQRTVEHLRRHPEESAVVVRTEIVHEHQEGTTLVEDERFLSWPRLHAMRLADFMTVNRTTPIAVVHRRRVHDELGLFREDLPAVGDYEFHLRLLQHGAVGFLDLPLARWHLRPSAAGADSNSMFAMDDAHHDVDLTLADAYFREWVGEHGIGLPMFISRTVGEQVDRATEGLARTHDELLARLDAVSGQLAEVGARLAALEDESRHHGARLEERSAVQLARRGARSARSALYRAAGALRRT from the coding sequence ATGACACGTGCCAGGGGATCGTCCCGGACCGTCCGCGTGGCGCTGCTGTGCGACGTCGACCAGACCGTCTATCACGTCGGCGACGAGGCGATCGGCCTCGCGGGAGCGGACCGGCTGCGTCGGCGCGGGCTCGACGTCGTCATGGTCTCGCGCCAGGAGAAGTACGGGCCCGACGGCGCCCCGCCCGCGCGCTGCATCCCCGCGCTCACGTTCCCGTGGCCCGAGCGCGACCGCGAGCGCTATCTCGACGAGATCTGCCGCGTGCTCGCGGGCGAGTCCGGCGCGCTGCCGCCCGAGGACAAGCTCTTCGGGATCATCGAGCGGTACCGGGACGTCGACGCGCTCGTGATCGGCGGCGGAGGAGCCCTGAACTCCCGCTACGGCTGGCTGCTCGCCGAGCGGGCCGCGACCGCGATGGTCGCCGCCTCCCAGGGGGCGCGCGTCGTGCTGAGCGGCCAGAGCATCGGCCCGGACCTCTCGGTGACCGACGCCGAGGCGCTCGGCGAGCTCCTGGACCTCTGCAGCCTCGTCGGGCTCCGCGACGCCGGCAGCCTCGCGCGCGCCCGGGCGATCAGGCCGGACCATCCCGCGCTCGTGGAGACCGTCGACGACGCCGTGGGGCTCCCCCTCTCCTGGGCGGAGCCTCTCGAGGACCGGGTCTCGGTGACCCTGGGCTCGGACCCCTGGCCCTTCCCGGTCGAGGACTACGTGCAGGTCATGGCCGCGGCCCTCGACGGCCTCGCCGACCGGACCGGGGCCGAGGTCGAGTTCGTCCCCCACATGGCCGACCCCGACACCGGCGGCTCGGACGTGAGCCTGCACGAGCGGGTCGCGGCGGCCATGGGCACCCCGAGCACGCTGGCGCCCCTCGAGCGGGCCGATCGCGCCGCAGCCCGCCAGGCACGGTCCCGATGGATCGTCTCGACCCGCTTCCACCCCGTCGTGTTCGGGACCCTCGCGGCCTCGTCCGTGCTCGCGGTGCCGCTCGACCGGTACGGCGCGAGCCGTCTCGACGGGGCCCTCCGCCACGCCGGCATGACCCACGCCAGCGTGCCCTTCGCCGCGCTCTGGGACCCCGCCACGGGCGGCGCCACGGCCGTGCTCGACGCCGCCCTCGACGCCCTCGTCGCCGCCCGCCCCGCCGAGCACGCCCGTCTGACGGCCCGGCGCGACGAGCTCCTGGCATGCTCCGAGCGCTGGTGGGACGCGGTCGCCGCCGCCGTGACGGGCGAGGAGGCGCCCGATCCGGACCCCGGGGCCGCCGCCCTCGGGGCCGACGCCCGCTTCGACGCCCCTCTGCGGGCCCTGCTCGCCCCGTTCAGCCCGCAGGAGCAGGCCGGCCGCCACGACGAGCCGACCGTCGCCGTCGTGATGCGCACGAAGGACCGCCCGGTCATGCTCGATCGCGCCGTGCGCGACGTGCTCTCCCAGACCCGCGCGGACTGGCAGCTCGTCATCGTCGACGACGCGGGCGACGCCGAGGCCGTCGACGCCGTGGTCGCCCGCTACGCCCACGAGTCCTTCGGCCGCATCGGCGTGCTGCACCGTGCCGAGTCCACCGGCATGGAGGCGGCGAGCAATGCCGGCATCACGGCCACCGCGTCCGAGCTGCTGTGCATCCATGACGACGACGACACGTGGCACCCCACCTTCCTCCAGCGCACCGTCGAGCATCTGCGGAGGCACCCCGAGGAGTCCGCCGTCGTCGTGCGCACGGAGATCGTGCACGAGCACCAGGAGGGGACCACGCTCGTCGAGGACGAGCGCTTCCTCTCGTGGCCGCGCCTGCACGCGATGCGGCTGGCCGACTTCATGACGGTCAACCGCACGACGCCCATCGCCGTCGTGCACCGGCGCCGCGTGCACGACGAGCTGGGGCTGTTCCGCGAGGACCTGCCCGCGGTCGGCGACTACGAGTTCCATCTGCGCCTGCTCCAGCACGGCGCCGTCGGCTTCCTCGACCTGCCGCTGGCCCGGTGGCACCTGCGGCCGAGCGCCGCGGGCGCGGACTCCAACTCGATGTTCGCGATGGACGACGCCCATCACGACGTCGACCTCACCCTGGCCGACGCGTACTTCCGGGAGTGGGTGGGAGAGCACGGCATCGGGCTGCCGATGTTCATCTCCCGCACGGTCGGCGAGCAGGTCGACCGCGCGACCGAGGGCCTCGCACGCACCCACGACGAGCTGCTCGCACGGCTCGACGCCGTCTCCGGCCAGCTCGCCGAGGTCGGTGCGCGCCTCGCCGCTCTCGAGGACGAGTCGCGCCACCACGGCGCCCGGCTCGAGGAGCGCAGCGCCGTCCAGCTCGCCCGCCGCGGCGCCCGCAGCGCCCGCAGCGCCCTCTACCGCGCCGCCGGCGCCCTGCGCAGGACGTGA
- a CDS encoding S-layer homology domain-containing protein codes for MTDPSPRLSVSRRLLLAAGAAAVPAAVLVPTAARAEDPVDPDVTGGATRVVDVPLGDVDLEEIAGTGGVRTIDRPGTMLGVTWTGAAPDRTAVRGLAGDGTWGTWYELHEALDPMTGETIDGTEPAWLGPVTRLQVRATRDGQDVTTELTAHVVTTSAASADGGSARTFAASAAAGTTVPGPNAPAFVTREGWGADESLTRGVSTHDRTQAVVVHHTEGSNSYTAAQSAQIIRGILTYHTQSNGWADVGYNAFVDKYGQIFEGRKGGLLLNVTGAHARGVNSRTFGISLLGSYTSTQAPAAAREAIAQVAAWRLISAFHPTVSEKSGFPVTVSGLRYPVGSTMSLPRLFSHRDVNVTDCPGTALFNQLDAIRSAIQARLDGAWRLHLDAFTAAGGEAALGTVTQVAHDDGDYTVTVLTAGLVLSDGDRDAVAYATTFGSSWRPSWGRPTGKVTSGGGAESQTFEKGTAVRRGGSVSFSTSRFVDVPPTLQFHDEIEELAASGIVTGWPDGTYRPLDAVARDAMVVFVYRALGSPAFTAPSRSPFTDISPSTMYYKEICWARAEGIVKGFDDSTFRPIAPVQRQAVAAFLYRAAGSPSVSGSAGFRDVPATSEFHREIAWMASRGISTGWPDGTFRPLDPTARDAMAAFMVRWLAIVGR; via the coding sequence ATGACCGATCCGTCCCCCCGCCTCTCCGTGTCCCGGCGCCTCCTGCTCGCCGCGGGCGCCGCTGCCGTGCCCGCCGCCGTGCTCGTGCCGACGGCGGCCCGCGCCGAGGACCCCGTCGACCCGGACGTCACCGGCGGCGCGACCCGCGTCGTCGACGTCCCGCTCGGGGACGTCGACCTCGAGGAGATCGCCGGCACGGGCGGCGTCCGCACGATCGACCGCCCCGGCACGATGCTCGGCGTCACCTGGACCGGCGCCGCCCCCGACCGCACCGCCGTCCGCGGCCTCGCGGGCGACGGCACGTGGGGCACGTGGTACGAGCTGCACGAGGCGCTCGACCCCATGACGGGCGAGACGATCGACGGCACCGAGCCCGCCTGGCTCGGACCCGTCACCCGGCTGCAGGTGAGGGCGACGCGCGATGGCCAGGACGTCACGACCGAGCTCACCGCGCACGTCGTGACCACCTCGGCGGCCTCCGCGGACGGCGGCTCCGCGCGCACGTTCGCGGCGTCCGCGGCGGCGGGCACCACCGTGCCCGGCCCCAACGCCCCCGCCTTCGTGACCCGCGAGGGCTGGGGAGCCGACGAGTCCCTCACCCGCGGCGTCAGCACGCACGACCGGACCCAGGCCGTCGTCGTGCACCACACGGAGGGTTCCAACAGCTACACCGCCGCCCAGTCCGCCCAGATCATCCGCGGGATCCTGACGTACCACACCCAGTCCAACGGCTGGGCCGACGTCGGGTACAACGCCTTCGTCGACAAGTACGGACAGATCTTCGAGGGGCGCAAGGGCGGCCTCCTGCTCAACGTCACGGGCGCCCATGCCCGCGGCGTCAACTCGCGCACCTTCGGGATCTCGCTGCTGGGCAGCTACACGAGCACCCAGGCCCCCGCCGCCGCCCGCGAGGCGATCGCCCAGGTCGCGGCCTGGCGCCTCATCTCCGCCTTCCACCCGACGGTGTCCGAGAAGAGCGGCTTCCCCGTCACCGTGAGCGGCCTGCGCTACCCCGTGGGCTCGACCATGTCCCTCCCGCGCCTGTTCAGCCACCGCGACGTCAACGTCACCGACTGCCCCGGCACCGCGCTGTTCAACCAGCTCGACGCCATCCGCTCCGCGATCCAGGCCCGGCTCGACGGCGCCTGGCGCCTGCATCTGGACGCCTTCACGGCCGCCGGGGGAGAGGCGGCCCTGGGCACCGTCACCCAGGTCGCGCACGACGACGGCGACTACACCGTCACCGTCCTGACCGCGGGCCTCGTCCTGAGCGACGGCGATCGCGACGCGGTCGCGTACGCGACGACCTTCGGCTCCTCGTGGCGGCCGTCGTGGGGGCGCCCGACCGGGAAGGTCACGAGCGGCGGCGGCGCGGAGTCGCAGACCTTCGAGAAGGGGACGGCGGTGCGCCGCGGCGGCAGCGTGTCGTTCTCGACCTCGCGGTTCGTCGACGTGCCGCCCACCCTGCAGTTCCACGACGAGATCGAGGAGCTCGCGGCGAGCGGGATCGTCACGGGCTGGCCCGACGGGACCTATCGTCCGCTCGACGCCGTCGCGCGGGACGCCATGGTCGTCTTCGTCTATCGCGCCCTGGGGTCACCCGCCTTCACCGCCCCGTCGCGGTCGCCGTTCACCGACATCAGCCCGTCGACGATGTACTACAAGGAGATCTGCTGGGCGCGCGCCGAGGGCATCGTCAAGGGCTTCGACGACTCGACGTTCCGCCCCATCGCCCCGGTGCAGCGCCAGGCCGTCGCCGCCTTCCTGTACCGCGCGGCGGGCTCGCCCTCGGTGTCCGGGAGCGCCGGCTTCCGCGACGTGCCCGCGACGAGCGAGTTCCACCGCGAGATCGCCTGGATGGCCTCGCGGGGCATCAGCACCGGGTGGCCCGACGGCACCTTCCGCCCGCTGGACCCGACGGCGCGCGACGCGATGGCCGCCTTCATGGTGCGCTGGCTGGCGATCGTGGGACGCTGA